One Spinacia oleracea cultivar Varoflay chromosome 4, BTI_SOV_V1, whole genome shotgun sequence DNA segment encodes these proteins:
- the LOC110789910 gene encoding uncharacterized protein produces the protein MDNRKGKGKVNESRTYWASFLNPVDGYDGDVDVADDIGSTVRTSGQNDNEPSDTRRIQQSNSLTGSHLNPIDVDVEEDMGLNDNDPSETQRIGPSNRLIGNDSGRKRSNNANSLTGEDPKRKRSNNASISNVNQLQFLSPTSAQAHISSHILSQMGTSPDNFFNPFPYLPGFRPPLNPTTAQTPPFQSQPRPTVEPSQGLGYQQQQQLGLVSRTNSSVSQGLGYQQQQQLGLVSSTNSSVSQGLGYKQPAPRRSLRPNINPYPSQVTRHQQVAPRRSLSPNINPYPSHVTGSQPHAPYRSLRMKADNSHASQVTGYQQIAPRRSLSPNINPYPSHVTGSQQHAPYRSLRMKADNSHASQVTGSQGVSNIHSGSVRQVQQAPRPGTNLSPSAPDLFQSYEEFLQRQGSLGITGELSDTLTQRLTAANRDLNTETTESDNTQDEQENADTDT, from the exons TTGAATCCTGTAGATGGTTATGATGGTGATGTTGATGTTGCGGACGATATTGGATCAACAGTAAGGACTTCAGGGCAGAATGACAACGAGCCTTCTGATACTCGAAGAATTCAACAGTCTAATAGCCTAACTGGCTCGCAT TTGAATCCTATAGATGTTGATGTTGAGGAAGATATGGGATTGAATGACAATGATCCTTCTGAAACTCAAAGAATTGGACCCTCTAATAGGCTAATTGGTAATGATTCTGGAAGGAAGAGATCGAATAATGCTAATAGCCTTACTGGTGAAGATCCAAAAAGGAAGAGATCCAATAATGCTAGCATTTCAAATGTTAATCAACTTCAATTTTTGAGTCCTACCTCTGCTCAAGCTCATATTTCATCTCATATTTTGAGTCAGATGGGAACTTCTCCAGATAACTTTTTTAATCCTTTTCCTTACCTTCCCGGATTTCGACCTCCATTGAATCCTACCACCGCTCAAACTCCACCATTTCAGTCGCAGCCTCGACCCACAGTTGAGCCATCTCAAGGGCTGGGGTATCAGCAACAACAGCAGCTAGGGCTAGTTTCTAGAACTAACAGTTCTGTGTCTCAAGGGCTGGGGTATCAGCAACAACAGCAGCTAGGGCTAGTTTCTAGCACTAATAGTTCTGTGTCTCAAGGGTTGGGGTATAAGCAACCTGCTCCTCGTAGAAGCCTGAGGCCAAATATCAACCCATATCCATCACAAGTAACGAGGCATCAGCAAGTTGCACCTCGTAGAAGCCTGAGTCCAAATATCAACCCATATCCATCTCATGTAACGGGGTCTCAGCCACATGCTCCTTATAGAAGCCTGAGGATGAAGGCTGATAACTCACATGCATCTCAAGTAACGGGGTATCAGCAAATTGCACCTCGTAGAAGCCTGAGTCCAAATATCAACCCATATCCATCTCATGTAACGGGGTCTCAGCAACATGCTCCTTATAGAAGCCTGAGGATGAAGGCTGATAACTCACATGCATCTCAAGTAACGGGGTCTCAGGGAGTTTCTAATATTCATTCTGGTTCAG TTCGACAAGTGCAGCAAGCCCCCCGACCTGGAACCAACCTTTCTCCATCAGCACCTGATTTATTTCAGTCATACGAAGAGTTTCTTCAGAGACAGGGATCCTTAGGTATTACAGGGGAGCTTTCCGATACGCTGACTCAAAGGTTAACTGCAGCTAATAGAGACTTGAACACGGAAACTACAGAATCTGACAACACACAAGATGAGCAGGAGAATGCTGATACAGATACTTAA